The following proteins are encoded in a genomic region of Bubalus kerabau isolate K-KA32 ecotype Philippines breed swamp buffalo chromosome 13, PCC_UOA_SB_1v2, whole genome shotgun sequence:
- the PRELID3B gene encoding PRELI domain containing protein 3B isoform X3 yields the protein MKIWTSEHVFDHPWETVTTAAMQKYPNPMNPSVVGVDVLDRHIDPSGKLHSHRLLSTEWGLPSIVKSIIGAARTKTYVQEHSVVDPVEKTMELKSTNISFTNMVSVDERLIYKPHPQDPEKTILTQEAIITVKGVSLGSYLEGLMASTISSNANKGREAMEWVIHKLNAELEELTASARGSIRTPMAAAAFVEK from the exons ATGAAGATCTGGACTTCGGAGCACGTCTTTGA CCATCCATGGGAAACCGTTACAACAGCTGCAATGCAGAAATACCCAAATCCTATGAATCCAAGTGTGGTTGGAGTTGATGTACTGGACAGACACATAGATCCCTCTGGAAAGTTGCACAGCCATAGACTTCTCAGCACAGAGTGGGGACTGCCTTCCATTGTGAAGTCT ATTATTGGTGCGGCAAGAACCAAAACATATGTGCAAGAACATTCTGTAGTGGATCCTGTAGAGAAAACAATGGAACTTAAATCTACAAAT ATTTCATTTACAAATATGGTTTCGGTAGATGAGAGACTTATATACAAACCACATCCTCAAGACCCAGAAAA AACTATTTTGACTCAAGAAGCCATAATTACTGTGAAAGGAGTCAGTCTCGGCAGTTACCTTGAAGGGCTGATGGCAAGTACGATATCATCAAATGCTAATAAA ggccgAGAAGCAATGGAGTGGGTAATACATAAATTAAATGCTGAACTTGAGGAACTGACAGCTTCAGCAAGAGGAAGCATACGGACACCcatggcagcagcagcatttgtggAGAAATGA
- the PRELID3B gene encoding PRELI domain containing protein 3B isoform X1 codes for MKIWTSEHVFDHPWETVTTAAMQKYPNPMNPSVVGVDVLDRHIDPSGKLHSHRLLSTEWGLPSIVKSIIGAARTKTYVQEHSVVDPVEKTMELKSTNISFTNMVSVDERLIYKPHPQDPEKTILTQEAIITVKGVSLGSYLEGLMASTISSNANKSARLDWGDSGEQNKRGACPRGTKRKATLIIQHGIRKGKVQKGPRSNGVGNT; via the exons ATGAAGATCTGGACTTCGGAGCACGTCTTTGA CCATCCATGGGAAACCGTTACAACAGCTGCAATGCAGAAATACCCAAATCCTATGAATCCAAGTGTGGTTGGAGTTGATGTACTGGACAGACACATAGATCCCTCTGGAAAGTTGCACAGCCATAGACTTCTCAGCACAGAGTGGGGACTGCCTTCCATTGTGAAGTCT ATTATTGGTGCGGCAAGAACCAAAACATATGTGCAAGAACATTCTGTAGTGGATCCTGTAGAGAAAACAATGGAACTTAAATCTACAAAT ATTTCATTTACAAATATGGTTTCGGTAGATGAGAGACTTATATACAAACCACATCCTCAAGACCCAGAAAA AACTATTTTGACTCAAGAAGCCATAATTACTGTGAAAGGAGTCAGTCTCGGCAGTTACCTTGAAGGGCTGATGGCAAGTACGATATCATCAAATGCTAATAAA AGTGCTAGGCTAGACTGGGGAGACAGCGGGGAGCAAAACAAACGTGGTGCCTGCCCTCGTGGAACTAAGAGGAAGGCGACATTAATCATACAACACGGCATTAGGAAAGGAAAAGTACAGAAAG ggccgAGAAGCAATGGAGTGGGTAATACATAA
- the PRELID3B gene encoding PRELI domain containing protein 3B isoform X2 — translation MIFPSHPWETVTTAAMQKYPNPMNPSVVGVDVLDRHIDPSGKLHSHRLLSTEWGLPSIVKSIIGAARTKTYVQEHSVVDPVEKTMELKSTNISFTNMVSVDERLIYKPHPQDPEKTILTQEAIITVKGVSLGSYLEGLMASTISSNANKSARLDWGDSGEQNKRGACPRGTKRKATLIIQHGIRKGKVQKGPRSNGVGNT, via the exons ATGATTTTCCCTAG CCATCCATGGGAAACCGTTACAACAGCTGCAATGCAGAAATACCCAAATCCTATGAATCCAAGTGTGGTTGGAGTTGATGTACTGGACAGACACATAGATCCCTCTGGAAAGTTGCACAGCCATAGACTTCTCAGCACAGAGTGGGGACTGCCTTCCATTGTGAAGTCT ATTATTGGTGCGGCAAGAACCAAAACATATGTGCAAGAACATTCTGTAGTGGATCCTGTAGAGAAAACAATGGAACTTAAATCTACAAAT ATTTCATTTACAAATATGGTTTCGGTAGATGAGAGACTTATATACAAACCACATCCTCAAGACCCAGAAAA AACTATTTTGACTCAAGAAGCCATAATTACTGTGAAAGGAGTCAGTCTCGGCAGTTACCTTGAAGGGCTGATGGCAAGTACGATATCATCAAATGCTAATAAA AGTGCTAGGCTAGACTGGGGAGACAGCGGGGAGCAAAACAAACGTGGTGCCTGCCCTCGTGGAACTAAGAGGAAGGCGACATTAATCATACAACACGGCATTAGGAAAGGAAAAGTACAGAAAG ggccgAGAAGCAATGGAGTGGGTAATACATAA
- the PRELID3B gene encoding PRELI domain containing protein 3B isoform X4 → MQKYPNPMNPSVVGVDVLDRHIDPSGKLHSHRLLSTEWGLPSIVKSIIGAARTKTYVQEHSVVDPVEKTMELKSTNISFTNMVSVDERLIYKPHPQDPEKTILTQEAIITVKGVSLGSYLEGLMASTISSNANKSARLDWGDSGEQNKRGACPRGTKRKATLIIQHGIRKGKVQKGPRSNGVGNT, encoded by the exons ATGCAGAAATACCCAAATCCTATGAATCCAAGTGTGGTTGGAGTTGATGTACTGGACAGACACATAGATCCCTCTGGAAAGTTGCACAGCCATAGACTTCTCAGCACAGAGTGGGGACTGCCTTCCATTGTGAAGTCT ATTATTGGTGCGGCAAGAACCAAAACATATGTGCAAGAACATTCTGTAGTGGATCCTGTAGAGAAAACAATGGAACTTAAATCTACAAAT ATTTCATTTACAAATATGGTTTCGGTAGATGAGAGACTTATATACAAACCACATCCTCAAGACCCAGAAAA AACTATTTTGACTCAAGAAGCCATAATTACTGTGAAAGGAGTCAGTCTCGGCAGTTACCTTGAAGGGCTGATGGCAAGTACGATATCATCAAATGCTAATAAA AGTGCTAGGCTAGACTGGGGAGACAGCGGGGAGCAAAACAAACGTGGTGCCTGCCCTCGTGGAACTAAGAGGAAGGCGACATTAATCATACAACACGGCATTAGGAAAGGAAAAGTACAGAAAG ggccgAGAAGCAATGGAGTGGGTAATACATAA
- the ATP5F1E gene encoding ATP synthase subunit epsilon, mitochondrial, with protein sequence MVAYWRQAGLSYIRYSQICAKAVRDALKTEFKANAMKTSGSTIKIVKVKKE encoded by the exons ATGGTGGCGTACTGGCGACAGGCTGGACTCAG CTACATCCGATACTCCCAGATCTGTGCAAAAGCAGTCAGAGATGCACTGAAGACTGAATTCAAAGCAAACGCCATGAAGACTTCTGGGAGcaccataaaaattgtgaaagtgaaaaaagaataa
- the TUBB1 gene encoding tubulin beta-1 chain isoform X4, which translates to MREIVHIQIGQCGNQIGAKFWEVIGEEHGIDWAGSYCGDSALQLERISVYYNEAHGKKYVPRAVLVDLEPGTMDSIRSSRVGALFQPDSFVHGNSGAGNNWAKGYYTEGAELVDSVLDAVRTEVDEQLLNVQTRNSSCFVEWIPNNVKVAVCDIPPRGLSMAATFIGNNTAIQELFGRISEHFSAMFKRKAFVHWYTGEGMDINEFTEAESNIQDLVSEYQQFQDARADVEEEEVAGEAEVEPADKEH; encoded by the exons ATGCGTGAGATCGTACACATCCAGATCGGCCAGTGTGGCAACCAGATTGGAGCCAAG ttctgGGAGGTGATTGGAGAGGAGCATGGGATAGACTGGGCCGGGAGCTACTGCGGGGACAGCGCTCTGCAGCTGGAGAGGATCAGCGTGTACTACAATGAGGCCCATG GTAAGAAGTATGTGCCCCGAGCAGTCTTGGTGGATCTGGAACCCGGGACCATGGACAGCATCCGATCCAGCCGAGTGGGGGCCCTCTTCCAACCGGACAGCTTTGTCCACG GTAACTCTGGGGCCGGTAACAACTGGGCGAAGGGCTACTACACAGAGGGCGCCGAGCTGGTGGACAGCGTGCTGGACGCGGTGCGCACCGAG GTGGACGAGCAGCTGCTCAACGTGCAGACCAGAAACAGCAGCTGCTTCGTGGAGTGGATCCCCAACAACGTCAAGGTGGCCGTGTGCGACATCCCGCCCCGGGGGCTGAGCATGGCGGCCACCTTCATCGGCAACAACACAGCCATCCAGGAGCTGTTCGGCAGGATTTCCGAGCATTTCTCGGCCATGTTCAAGAGGAAGGCCTTCGTGCACTGGTACACCGGTGAGGGGATGGACATCAACGAGTTTACTGAAGCTGAGAGTAACATCCAGGATTTGGTGTCCGAATACCAACAGTTTCAAGATGCCAGAGCGGATGTGGAAGAGGAGGAGGTCGCAGGGGAAGCAGAAGTGGAACCGGCAGATAAAGAACATTAA
- the TUBB1 gene encoding tubulin beta-1 chain isoform X2, giving the protein MREIVHIQIGQCGNQIGAKFWEVIGEEHGIDWAGSYCGDSALQLERISVYYNEAHGNSGAGNNWAKGYYTEGAELVDSVLDAVRTEAEGCDCLQGFQLVHSLGGGTGSGMGTLLLGKIREEYPDRILNSFSVMPSPKVSDTVVEPYNAVLALHQLVLNSDACFCIDNEALYDICFRTLRLNTPTYGDLNHLVSLTMSGITTSLRFPGQLNADLRKLAVNMVPFPRLHFFMPGFAPLTAQGSQQYRALTVAELTQQMFDARNTMAACDPRRGRYLTVACIFRGRMSTKEVDEQLLNVQTRNSSCFVEWIPNNVKVAVCDIPPRGLSMAATFIGNNTAIQELFGRISEHFSAMFKRKAFVHWYTGEGMDINEFTEAESNIQDLVSEYQQFQDARADVEEEEVAGEAEVEPADKEH; this is encoded by the exons ATGCGTGAGATCGTACACATCCAGATCGGCCAGTGTGGCAACCAGATTGGAGCCAAG ttctgGGAGGTGATTGGAGAGGAGCATGGGATAGACTGGGCCGGGAGCTACTGCGGGGACAGCGCTCTGCAGCTGGAGAGGATCAGCGTGTACTACAATGAGGCCCATG GTAACTCTGGGGCCGGTAACAACTGGGCGAAGGGCTACTACACAGAGGGCGCCGAGCTGGTGGACAGCGTGCTGGACGCGGTGCGCACCGAGGCCGAGGGCTGCGACTGCCTGCAGGGCTTCCAGCTAGTGCATTCGCTGGGTGGGGGCACGGGGTCGGGGATGGGTACACTGCTGCTGGGCAAGATCCGCGAGGAGTACCCCGACCGCATCCTGAACTCGTTCAGCGTGATGCCCTCACCAAAGGTGTCGGACACTGTGGTGGAGCCCTACAATGCCGTGCTGGCGCTGCACCAGCTTGTGCTCAACTCCGACGCCTGCTTCTGCATCGACAACGAGGCGCTCTACGACATCTGCTTCCGCACGCTGCGGCTCAACACGCCCACCTACGGGGACCTCAACCACCTGGTGTCCCTCACCATGAGCGGCATCACTACCTCTCTGCGCTTCCCGGGCCAGCTCAATGCTGACCTGCGTAAGCTGGCTGTGAACATGGTGCCCTTCCCTCGCCTGCACTTCTTCATGCCCGGCTTCGCGCCGCTCACGGCCCAGGGCAGCCAGCAGTACCGCGCACTGACCGTGGCCGAGCTCACCCAGCAGATGTTTGATGCCCGCAACACCATGGCCGCCTGCGACCCCCGCCGCGGCCGCTACCTCACCGTGGCCTGCATCTTCCGGGGCCGGATGTCCACGAAGGAGGTGGACGAGCAGCTGCTCAACGTGCAGACCAGAAACAGCAGCTGCTTCGTGGAGTGGATCCCCAACAACGTCAAGGTGGCCGTGTGCGACATCCCGCCCCGGGGGCTGAGCATGGCGGCCACCTTCATCGGCAACAACACAGCCATCCAGGAGCTGTTCGGCAGGATTTCCGAGCATTTCTCGGCCATGTTCAAGAGGAAGGCCTTCGTGCACTGGTACACCGGTGAGGGGATGGACATCAACGAGTTTACTGAAGCTGAGAGTAACATCCAGGATTTGGTGTCCGAATACCAACAGTTTCAAGATGCCAGAGCGGATGTGGAAGAGGAGGAGGTCGCAGGGGAAGCAGAAGTGGAACCGGCAGATAAAGAACATTAA
- the TUBB1 gene encoding tubulin beta-1 chain isoform X1, producing MREIVHIQIGQCGNQIGAKFWEVIGEEHGIDWAGSYCGDSALQLERISVYYNEAHGKKYVPRAVLVDLEPGTMDSIRSSRVGALFQPDSFVHGNSGAGNNWAKGYYTEGAELVDSVLDAVRTEAEGCDCLQGFQLVHSLGGGTGSGMGTLLLGKIREEYPDRILNSFSVMPSPKVSDTVVEPYNAVLALHQLVLNSDACFCIDNEALYDICFRTLRLNTPTYGDLNHLVSLTMSGITTSLRFPGQLNADLRKLAVNMVPFPRLHFFMPGFAPLTAQGSQQYRALTVAELTQQMFDARNTMAACDPRRGRYLTVACIFRGRMSTKEVDEQLLNVQTRNSSCFVEWIPNNVKVAVCDIPPRGLSMAATFIGNNTAIQELFGRISEHFSAMFKRKAFVHWYTGEGMDINEFTEAESNIQDLVSEYQQFQDARADVEEEEVAGEAEVEPADKEH from the exons ATGCGTGAGATCGTACACATCCAGATCGGCCAGTGTGGCAACCAGATTGGAGCCAAG ttctgGGAGGTGATTGGAGAGGAGCATGGGATAGACTGGGCCGGGAGCTACTGCGGGGACAGCGCTCTGCAGCTGGAGAGGATCAGCGTGTACTACAATGAGGCCCATG GTAAGAAGTATGTGCCCCGAGCAGTCTTGGTGGATCTGGAACCCGGGACCATGGACAGCATCCGATCCAGCCGAGTGGGGGCCCTCTTCCAACCGGACAGCTTTGTCCACG GTAACTCTGGGGCCGGTAACAACTGGGCGAAGGGCTACTACACAGAGGGCGCCGAGCTGGTGGACAGCGTGCTGGACGCGGTGCGCACCGAGGCCGAGGGCTGCGACTGCCTGCAGGGCTTCCAGCTAGTGCATTCGCTGGGTGGGGGCACGGGGTCGGGGATGGGTACACTGCTGCTGGGCAAGATCCGCGAGGAGTACCCCGACCGCATCCTGAACTCGTTCAGCGTGATGCCCTCACCAAAGGTGTCGGACACTGTGGTGGAGCCCTACAATGCCGTGCTGGCGCTGCACCAGCTTGTGCTCAACTCCGACGCCTGCTTCTGCATCGACAACGAGGCGCTCTACGACATCTGCTTCCGCACGCTGCGGCTCAACACGCCCACCTACGGGGACCTCAACCACCTGGTGTCCCTCACCATGAGCGGCATCACTACCTCTCTGCGCTTCCCGGGCCAGCTCAATGCTGACCTGCGTAAGCTGGCTGTGAACATGGTGCCCTTCCCTCGCCTGCACTTCTTCATGCCCGGCTTCGCGCCGCTCACGGCCCAGGGCAGCCAGCAGTACCGCGCACTGACCGTGGCCGAGCTCACCCAGCAGATGTTTGATGCCCGCAACACCATGGCCGCCTGCGACCCCCGCCGCGGCCGCTACCTCACCGTGGCCTGCATCTTCCGGGGCCGGATGTCCACGAAGGAGGTGGACGAGCAGCTGCTCAACGTGCAGACCAGAAACAGCAGCTGCTTCGTGGAGTGGATCCCCAACAACGTCAAGGTGGCCGTGTGCGACATCCCGCCCCGGGGGCTGAGCATGGCGGCCACCTTCATCGGCAACAACACAGCCATCCAGGAGCTGTTCGGCAGGATTTCCGAGCATTTCTCGGCCATGTTCAAGAGGAAGGCCTTCGTGCACTGGTACACCGGTGAGGGGATGGACATCAACGAGTTTACTGAAGCTGAGAGTAACATCCAGGATTTGGTGTCCGAATACCAACAGTTTCAAGATGCCAGAGCGGATGTGGAAGAGGAGGAGGTCGCAGGGGAAGCAGAAGTGGAACCGGCAGATAAAGAACATTAA
- the TUBB1 gene encoding tubulin beta-1 chain isoform X3: MREIVHIQIGQCKKYVPRAVLVDLEPGTMDSIRSSRVGALFQPDSFVHGNSGAGNNWAKGYYTEGAELVDSVLDAVRTEAEGCDCLQGFQLVHSLGGGTGSGMGTLLLGKIREEYPDRILNSFSVMPSPKVSDTVVEPYNAVLALHQLVLNSDACFCIDNEALYDICFRTLRLNTPTYGDLNHLVSLTMSGITTSLRFPGQLNADLRKLAVNMVPFPRLHFFMPGFAPLTAQGSQQYRALTVAELTQQMFDARNTMAACDPRRGRYLTVACIFRGRMSTKEVDEQLLNVQTRNSSCFVEWIPNNVKVAVCDIPPRGLSMAATFIGNNTAIQELFGRISEHFSAMFKRKAFVHWYTGEGMDINEFTEAESNIQDLVSEYQQFQDARADVEEEEVAGEAEVEPADKEH, from the exons ATGCGTGAGATCGTACACATCCAGATCGGCCAGT GTAAGAAGTATGTGCCCCGAGCAGTCTTGGTGGATCTGGAACCCGGGACCATGGACAGCATCCGATCCAGCCGAGTGGGGGCCCTCTTCCAACCGGACAGCTTTGTCCACG GTAACTCTGGGGCCGGTAACAACTGGGCGAAGGGCTACTACACAGAGGGCGCCGAGCTGGTGGACAGCGTGCTGGACGCGGTGCGCACCGAGGCCGAGGGCTGCGACTGCCTGCAGGGCTTCCAGCTAGTGCATTCGCTGGGTGGGGGCACGGGGTCGGGGATGGGTACACTGCTGCTGGGCAAGATCCGCGAGGAGTACCCCGACCGCATCCTGAACTCGTTCAGCGTGATGCCCTCACCAAAGGTGTCGGACACTGTGGTGGAGCCCTACAATGCCGTGCTGGCGCTGCACCAGCTTGTGCTCAACTCCGACGCCTGCTTCTGCATCGACAACGAGGCGCTCTACGACATCTGCTTCCGCACGCTGCGGCTCAACACGCCCACCTACGGGGACCTCAACCACCTGGTGTCCCTCACCATGAGCGGCATCACTACCTCTCTGCGCTTCCCGGGCCAGCTCAATGCTGACCTGCGTAAGCTGGCTGTGAACATGGTGCCCTTCCCTCGCCTGCACTTCTTCATGCCCGGCTTCGCGCCGCTCACGGCCCAGGGCAGCCAGCAGTACCGCGCACTGACCGTGGCCGAGCTCACCCAGCAGATGTTTGATGCCCGCAACACCATGGCCGCCTGCGACCCCCGCCGCGGCCGCTACCTCACCGTGGCCTGCATCTTCCGGGGCCGGATGTCCACGAAGGAGGTGGACGAGCAGCTGCTCAACGTGCAGACCAGAAACAGCAGCTGCTTCGTGGAGTGGATCCCCAACAACGTCAAGGTGGCCGTGTGCGACATCCCGCCCCGGGGGCTGAGCATGGCGGCCACCTTCATCGGCAACAACACAGCCATCCAGGAGCTGTTCGGCAGGATTTCCGAGCATTTCTCGGCCATGTTCAAGAGGAAGGCCTTCGTGCACTGGTACACCGGTGAGGGGATGGACATCAACGAGTTTACTGAAGCTGAGAGTAACATCCAGGATTTGGTGTCCGAATACCAACAGTTTCAAGATGCCAGAGCGGATGTGGAAGAGGAGGAGGTCGCAGGGGAAGCAGAAGTGGAACCGGCAGATAAAGAACATTAA